The following proteins are co-located in the Pseudarthrobacter siccitolerans genome:
- a CDS encoding MFS transporter, whose translation MAVKTITGDSAGLPARGTSSSNTAKSAPALGAPTSTPRAYVVGMPIASAGLWMAVLAPALVVLAIKVSEITTPETRAGALSLVAGVGALIALLANPLFGRLSDRTTSRFGMRKPWIVGGSIVGMGSLILLGSATDVAGVLVAWVLAQLSFNAALAALVATLPDQTAPAERGRLSGLIGMTLPVGLVAAAYFAQLFDNAFQMAVVPGAVGTAVAIAFAFTFKDRVLTEKPAPLSLKEIGGSFYFNPRTYPGLGWAWFTKFLVYIGYCAGLLYLPYFFADHLRVAETEVASLVFQATLVSSLGTVITSLAGGWISDKIGKRKGMVVASAIIMMAGLIVIATSTTTDQVLVGQAIAGLGLGCFGAVDVALIADLLPGSQSENAKTFGVFNIAQALPQSLVPALAFPVITLGGYPALFIGGAVVGIIGAVLVTRIKGVK comes from the coding sequence GTGGCCGTCAAGACCATCACCGGGGATTCCGCAGGGCTGCCAGCCCGTGGAACTTCATCCAGCAACACCGCTAAATCCGCTCCCGCCCTGGGAGCGCCCACCAGTACACCCCGCGCCTACGTCGTCGGCATGCCGATCGCCAGCGCCGGCCTGTGGATGGCTGTCCTGGCGCCGGCCCTGGTGGTGCTGGCCATCAAGGTTTCGGAGATCACCACTCCGGAAACCCGGGCCGGAGCCCTGAGCCTGGTGGCAGGTGTGGGCGCACTGATCGCCCTTTTGGCCAACCCCCTTTTCGGCCGCCTGAGCGACCGGACCACGTCCCGGTTCGGCATGCGCAAGCCCTGGATAGTCGGTGGCTCCATCGTCGGGATGGGCTCGCTGATCCTGCTCGGGTCAGCCACCGACGTTGCCGGCGTGCTGGTGGCCTGGGTCCTTGCCCAGCTCAGCTTCAACGCGGCCCTGGCAGCACTGGTGGCAACCCTCCCGGACCAAACAGCACCCGCTGAGCGCGGGCGCCTGTCCGGGCTGATCGGAATGACCCTGCCGGTTGGCCTGGTTGCCGCCGCCTATTTCGCCCAACTCTTCGACAACGCCTTCCAGATGGCCGTGGTCCCCGGCGCTGTTGGAACAGCAGTAGCCATCGCCTTCGCCTTCACCTTCAAGGACCGGGTCCTCACCGAGAAGCCGGCCCCGCTGAGCCTGAAGGAAATCGGCGGGTCCTTCTACTTCAACCCACGCACCTACCCGGGCCTGGGCTGGGCCTGGTTCACCAAATTCCTGGTGTACATCGGCTATTGCGCCGGCTTGCTCTACCTGCCCTACTTCTTCGCCGACCACCTCCGCGTCGCGGAGACCGAAGTGGCATCACTGGTCTTCCAGGCAACGTTGGTCAGCTCCCTGGGAACTGTGATTACCAGCCTCGCCGGCGGTTGGATCAGCGACAAGATCGGCAAGCGCAAAGGGATGGTTGTTGCCTCCGCCATCATCATGATGGCCGGCCTGATCGTCATTGCCACCAGCACCACCACTGACCAGGTCCTCGTGGGTCAGGCTATCGCCGGTCTCGGCCTGGGCTGCTTCGGAGCTGTGGACGTAGCCCTCATCGCCGATCTCCTGCCCGGCAGCCAGAGCGAGAACGCCAAAACGTTCGGCGTCTTCAACATCGCCCAGGCACTGCCGCAGTCCCTGGTCCCCGCGCTCGCATTCCCAGTCATCACGCTCGGCGGTTACCCCGCGCTCTTCATCGGCGGGGCGGTCGTCGGCATCATCGGCGCCGTCCTCGTCACCCGCATCAAAGGAGTCAAGTAA
- a CDS encoding LacI family DNA-binding transcriptional regulator, protein MARRSATGRIGIADVAVKAGVSHATVSRVMNGNFTVDPDIAARVRAAAAELKYQPNPVGRSLALGKTDTIGIVVPDLANPTFQAILRGLSRAAAQDGYRVLIADSFEVSSEETILAGEARRRCDGLVLCAPRMTDAELEEIAPSLSPLVLINRTTAAADVPSLVVDYGQGVQDLAEHLVNLGHTRLAFLAGPPRSASNGMRLKGLEAFKAAHPEVDVRMLEGGSDFDTGHEAVDAVLESGATGILAFNDLVAMGLMSGLHERGLDVPGDISVTGFDDIPFAKYTTPALTTAAVPITELGEQAWHQLRALIRKEDNDAPGSRYQPRLEVRASSGPAKAPRSTVHG, encoded by the coding sequence ATGGCCAGGAGATCGGCAACCGGCAGGATTGGCATTGCGGATGTTGCCGTCAAGGCAGGGGTTTCCCATGCCACCGTGTCCCGGGTCATGAACGGGAATTTCACCGTGGACCCGGATATCGCCGCCCGCGTCCGGGCGGCAGCGGCAGAACTGAAGTACCAGCCCAACCCCGTGGGCCGCAGCCTGGCCCTGGGCAAGACCGATACCATCGGCATCGTGGTGCCGGACCTCGCGAACCCCACGTTCCAGGCCATCCTCCGCGGCCTGAGCCGGGCTGCCGCCCAGGACGGCTACCGTGTCCTCATCGCTGATTCCTTCGAGGTGTCCAGCGAAGAAACCATCCTGGCTGGCGAGGCCCGCAGGCGCTGCGACGGCCTGGTTCTGTGCGCGCCCCGCATGACCGACGCCGAACTGGAGGAGATCGCGCCGTCACTGAGCCCGCTGGTGCTCATCAACCGGACCACGGCGGCAGCGGACGTTCCCAGCCTGGTGGTGGATTACGGGCAGGGCGTGCAGGACCTCGCCGAGCACCTTGTAAACCTGGGCCACACCCGCCTGGCATTCCTTGCCGGCCCGCCCCGCAGCGCCTCCAACGGCATGCGCCTCAAGGGCCTGGAAGCGTTCAAGGCTGCCCACCCGGAGGTGGACGTGCGGATGCTCGAAGGCGGTTCGGACTTCGATACCGGGCATGAGGCTGTGGACGCAGTGCTGGAAAGCGGCGCCACCGGCATCCTTGCCTTCAACGATCTGGTGGCCATGGGCCTGATGAGCGGGCTGCACGAGCGCGGGCTGGATGTTCCCGGCGACATCTCCGTCACCGGCTTCGATGACATCCCGTTCGCCAAGTACACTACCCCCGCCCTCACCACGGCTGCCGTGCCCATTACCGAACTGGGCGAGCAGGCCTGGCACCAGCTCCGCGCGCTGATCCGCAAGGAGGACAACGATGCTCCGGGCAGCCGCTACCAGCCGCGCCTCGAGGTCCGGGCCAGCAGCGGCCCTGCCAAGGCTCCGCGCTCAACAGTGCACGGCTAA
- a CDS encoding TetR/AcrR family transcriptional regulator: MSSSKPRGQYAKGAERREQIIQTATDVFATEGFEGTALKRVAELVGVKEATLFHYFRGKQELLTAVLAERDRRSLASTNAEEAGLPLMVRSAERNRHEPGLTTLYAVASATANDPGHDSHRYFEERFAEVVDVLATDIARRQKAGEARADLPAADLARLVVAVSDGLQLQWLYNKEVDVAKGLTQVIDVLLKPPAGP, translated from the coding sequence ATGTCTTCATCAAAGCCACGCGGCCAGTACGCAAAAGGAGCGGAACGCCGCGAACAGATCATCCAGACGGCAACCGACGTTTTCGCCACAGAAGGCTTTGAGGGCACCGCACTGAAGCGAGTGGCTGAACTGGTGGGGGTGAAGGAAGCCACCCTGTTCCACTACTTCCGCGGCAAGCAGGAACTGTTGACGGCCGTTCTCGCTGAAAGGGACCGCCGGAGCCTTGCATCGACAAACGCGGAAGAAGCGGGCCTTCCCCTGATGGTCCGGTCCGCCGAACGCAACCGTCATGAACCGGGCCTCACCACCTTGTATGCAGTGGCGTCAGCTACGGCGAATGACCCCGGACATGATTCACACCGGTATTTTGAAGAGCGGTTTGCCGAGGTGGTTGACGTTCTGGCCACCGACATAGCACGCCGGCAGAAGGCTGGAGAGGCGCGCGCGGACCTGCCGGCGGCGGATCTTGCACGGCTGGTGGTTGCTGTTTCCGACGGGCTGCAGTTGCAGTGGCTCTACAACAAGGAGGTGGACGTGGCGAAGGGGCTCACCCAGGTCATAGACGTGCTCCTGAAGCCGCCGGCCGGGCCTTAG